The following coding sequences lie in one Helicoverpa zea isolate HzStark_Cry1AcR chromosome 2, ilHelZeax1.1, whole genome shotgun sequence genomic window:
- the LOC124641192 gene encoding transmembrane protein 43 homolog, with protein MVDWAAVRHQFKQTWITSFLSLILFCGVTYFLLWAENQTIQSNLMLEELVSAAESIDVHTGDEAARYEGRVVHIVGPLRILEPISEPDYNIQVQAVKLRKRVQMYQWIEETTEQENFLSEPADESRKTYWYHKDWRDYVVESSLFYIRPGHHNPPSMPMFSETHIAENVKIGWLYLGMDAKRKVNDYYEIWSDSRPERSDIKLHSGFYYHGESALEHEIGDLRIHFSYAGREDDIYTAVGVVEGGNLQAYSPTRFPTADPICLLRKGSYSLKQLHDLERRDVNVHTWKYRLVGFVQVVASAMTLHPDWVTLFLQCQWISSSLRRCTRFWVNLVLSFSYTLFIIAIPWLVHKPTYGAIVLGAAMVPLLHYSTILTRRDATPEPPPYSRINNNTHLN; from the exons AATCAAACAATCCAAAGTAATTTAATGCTTGAGGAATTAGTATCAGCTGCTGAGAGTATCGACGTCCATACGGGAGATGAAGCGGCGCGTTACGAAGGCCGAGTGGTCCACATAGTTGGCCCCCTCAGAATACTGGAGCCAATATCTGAGCCAGACTATAATATACAAGTACAAGCAGTCAAACTGAGAAAGAGGGTACAAATGTATCAATGGATTGAAGAGACTAC AGAGCAAGAAAACTTCTTAAGTGAACCTGCAGACGAGTCTCGCAAAACCTACTGGTACCACAAAGACTGGCGGGACTATGTGGTGGAGTCATCTCTGTTCTACATCAGACCGGGCCACCACAATCCTCCTTCCATGCCAATGTTCAGTGAGACACATATTGCTGAAAATGTTAAGATTGGATGGCTTTACTTAG GTATGGACGCAAAACGCAAAGTGAATGACTACTATGAGATTTGGTCTGACTCTAGACCAGAGCGTAGTGATATCAAACTTCACTCTGGTTTCTACTACCATGGTGAAAGTGCATTAGAACATGAAATAGGTGATCTTCGCATCCATTTCTCTTATGCCGGACGTGAGGATGATATT TATACAGCAGTGGGGGTGGTAGAAGGTGGCAATCTTCAGGCATATAGTCCTACAAGATTTCCAACTGCCGATCCCATCTGCCTCCTGCGCAAGGGTTCCTACAGTTTGAAGCAACTGCATGACTTGGAGAGAAGGGATGTCAATGTGCACACCTGGAAGTATCGGCTGGTGGGATTTGTGCAAGTAGTTGCATCTGCAATGACTTTACACCCTGATTGGGTAACATTGT ttttacaaTGTCAGTGGATATCAAGCAGTCTAAGGAGGTGCACAAGGTTTTGGGTGAACTTAGTCCTGTCTTTTTCATACACATTATTCATCATTGCTATTCCCTG gttggTCCACAAGCCGACATACGGTGCCATAGTGCTAGGAGCCGCAATGGTCCCTCTTCTGCACTACTCAACTATATTAACACGACGAGACGCCACGCCCGAGCCTCCACCCTATAGCAGGATTAACAACAACACACATTTGAATTGA